The following are from one region of the Ruficoccus sp. ZRK36 genome:
- a CDS encoding cation:proton antiporter: MEHGFFIGDLAIVLMCAAAVSLVFQRIKLPVFLGYLVSGFLIGPNLWEKSPIHDLATVNELSELGVIFLMFYIGLEFDLRRLRRVMGPAVLAVTLQTVVLLFVGAQIAPLLGWTPVQGIFLGSLLAISSSMVTVAVLRDLGRLDKPHAQLTVGVLILEDILAVTLLVVLSGIAVSGEVSFFAVGKITFFIAVFVVVTYYVGKLIAPHFLDLLNRIGSIELITLSVVALMLGVSVLAMKLEFSEALGAFLAGSILSQTPLAHRIENATEPLRNIFCAVFFVAIGMLIEPHLLMENWQLIVGLSLLVVLIKVLTVWGGFFLAGQNPDTAFRAAVAKAQIGEFSFIIAAMGQKTGVTGDGLVAVAVGVSLLSTLMALGLTVNADPIYKGLAVRMPKPVGVLGRFYRNFYDDVHSQIGRNSFLKLAKRPVLQILFTFLLLNGIVLLAYILTGSLDRYPVLAEQRGWLVPVIWWVSALLCLPFITAILRNLNAIVLLLTDSLFSTTAERQYFRGRLRNIFNTFVLAVLIILLGGLYLSLTAQYLPGGVALAGFFLLLLLAGVVFWKRMVNIQSRLELLFMESFNRRAEIEEPARRQKTLEEIKRQYPWPVSIRDVMIKANADACGKRIRDLDIRKITRASIIALGRAGQVQYDPGPGTVIFPLDHLYLFGSEEETNQAMEMLQAERSEDAGVDSPGTPTFKIETIYLDRDSEIADNTLAGANLRKDYGVTVLGIQRGERRITGPLPDEILQPGDVLYVTGNSEGIRRFQEQNHAVSETITLEV, translated from the coding sequence AAGTCGCCTATCCACGATCTGGCTACGGTTAATGAGCTGAGCGAGCTGGGGGTGATCTTCCTCATGTTCTACATCGGGCTGGAGTTCGACCTGCGCCGACTGCGAAGGGTGATGGGCCCTGCTGTGCTGGCGGTCACGCTGCAAACGGTGGTGCTGCTCTTTGTCGGTGCGCAGATAGCGCCGCTACTGGGGTGGACGCCGGTGCAGGGTATTTTCCTGGGCTCACTGCTTGCGATCAGTTCCTCGATGGTGACGGTGGCCGTGCTGCGCGACCTGGGCAGGCTGGACAAGCCTCATGCGCAGCTTACGGTGGGCGTTCTTATTCTGGAGGATATTCTCGCGGTGACACTGCTGGTCGTGCTCTCCGGTATCGCGGTCTCGGGTGAGGTCAGCTTTTTCGCGGTGGGCAAGATCACGTTCTTCATCGCGGTGTTCGTCGTGGTGACCTACTACGTGGGTAAGCTCATCGCGCCGCACTTCCTCGACCTACTGAACCGGATCGGGAGCATCGAGCTGATCACCCTCTCAGTGGTGGCCCTGATGCTCGGGGTTAGCGTGCTCGCCATGAAGCTGGAGTTTTCGGAGGCGCTGGGAGCGTTCCTCGCCGGGTCGATTCTTTCACAGACGCCGTTGGCGCACCGGATCGAGAATGCGACCGAGCCCCTGCGAAATATCTTCTGCGCGGTGTTCTTTGTGGCGATCGGGATGCTGATCGAGCCGCATCTGCTGATGGAGAACTGGCAGTTGATCGTGGGGCTGAGCCTGCTGGTGGTGTTGATCAAGGTGCTGACGGTGTGGGGCGGTTTTTTCCTCGCCGGGCAGAATCCGGACACGGCCTTCCGGGCCGCTGTCGCCAAGGCGCAGATCGGGGAGTTCAGTTTCATTATCGCGGCTATGGGGCAAAAGACCGGTGTGACCGGCGATGGCCTCGTCGCAGTGGCGGTCGGGGTGTCTCTACTGAGTACCCTGATGGCCCTCGGGCTGACGGTAAACGCCGACCCGATCTACAAGGGGCTGGCTGTGCGCATGCCCAAGCCCGTCGGGGTGCTGGGGCGGTTCTACCGCAACTTCTACGACGACGTGCACTCGCAGATCGGCCGTAATTCCTTTCTCAAGCTGGCCAAACGCCCCGTCCTGCAAATCCTGTTCACCTTTTTACTACTCAACGGCATTGTGCTGCTGGCCTACATCCTGACCGGGTCGCTGGACCGGTACCCGGTGCTCGCTGAGCAGCGGGGATGGCTGGTGCCGGTGATCTGGTGGGTTTCGGCGCTACTGTGCCTGCCGTTCATCACGGCGATCCTGCGTAACCTGAACGCCATTGTTTTACTGCTGACGGACTCGCTCTTTTCGACGACGGCCGAGCGGCAGTACTTCCGCGGACGCCTGCGCAATATTTTCAATACCTTTGTGCTGGCCGTGCTGATCATCCTGCTGGGTGGGCTGTATCTTTCACTGACTGCGCAGTACCTGCCGGGTGGGGTGGCACTGGCGGGATTCTTCCTGCTGCTCTTACTGGCCGGGGTGGTCTTCTGGAAGCGCATGGTGAACATCCAGAGCCGCCTGGAGCTGCTGTTTATGGAGAGTTTTAACCGGCGCGCCGAGATCGAGGAGCCCGCCCGCCGCCAGAAGACACTGGAGGAGATCAAGCGCCAGTATCCCTGGCCGGTTTCGATCCGGGACGTGATGATCAAGGCCAACGCCGATGCCTGCGGTAAGCGCATCCGTGACCTGGATATCCGTAAGATCACCCGCGCCTCCATCATCGCGCTTGGCCGTGCCGGGCAGGTCCAGTACGATCCCGGCCCCGGTACGGTGATTTTCCCGCTCGACCACCTTTATCTGTTTGGCAGTGAGGAGGAGACGAATCAGGCGATGGAAATGCTCCAGGCCGAGCGCAGTGAGGATGCCGGTGTGGACTCGCCGGGGACGCCGACCTTCAAGATCGAGACGATCTACCTCGACCGTGACTCGGAGATCGCGGACAACACCCTGGCCGGCGCCAACCTGCGTAAGGATTACGGAGTCACCGTGCTGGGTATCCAGCGCGGGGAGCGCCGCATTACCGGGCCGCTGCCGGACGAGATCCTCCAGCCCGGGGATGTGCTCTACGTGACCGGTAACAGCGAGGGTATCCGGCGCTTTCAGGAGCAGAACCACGCCGTCTCGGAGACGATAACGCTCGAGGTTTGA